TGGTTATTTAATCAACACGAGCGAAATAAGAGGAAAAGCGGTGGAAAGTCAATGTTTTGTCTACTGCGCCCACGCCAACTAATATTTATGCAATGCGCGCTTGCCACTTCCGTCTTTATTTCTTAGTTTTCCGTTCTATTTTCGTTcgcttttctgtttttgtgatttctgTTACACGGGGAGAAAGCGCATTGGAGAGAAAGTCTCAGCGAATTGAGGAAAATTCGCTCGCAATTCTTCGTCAATGTCACcagcgaacaaaaaaaaacactaatTTTCCCACACTAAAATGGTGCGTCCTTGGTTTTTTCCTGCCCGCCCGCCTGGAAAACTGCTCACCTGCTGAATAGCGCCTGAAATGGTGCTGCTTGGCTTCTATTTTTGGCCTTTTGTTTATGAATGCGCCAAGCGAAGCTGACGAAAACAAGCGTGCGTCGCGATGTTACGCAGCGGcggtggaaaattaaaaatgatacaAAAAAGCTGCTTGGAAAACAGCTGCACACGAAAAATCAAACACCTGGCTAGTCGCGTTGCCAATCGCGGCGAAGATGAAAGCTTTGGATTTTTCGGCCACTGCAGTACGGCCTCACTTGGGACCCAGCTGACTCGCCGCATTGCCAACCACTGCAAAGTTCGACGGCCAGTCTGGCAACGCTAGGcactttgttattttttgtggcTCCATAAAATTGCTTATCagtattgaaattaaagataAAAGGGTTAAAAAACTAGAGCACCTTCGGGGAAGCACCAGTTTTGGTCAGCCAACCATTGCCGCCGCCAGTAGGATGTGCTAAACGCCCGAGCGGGCTGCAGAAAAGACCACACGCAAAGAGGGCGTCAACAAAAAGTCGTGGGGGAGGAGACCAGAACAAAAAGACCAGGAAAAGTCATACTCTGCCAAGTACTCGACTGAAAAGCGCTACCGAGGCCATGAGCAACCACAGATACCATCAGGGGGGCAATTACATGCACCCCCGCATTTCCTCCTACCCGCACCACTTTAGCTACGTCTCCAGCTGCGTCAAGTACATGATCTTCCTGCTGAACTTCCTCTTCTGGCTCTTTGGTGGCCTGCTCCTGGCCATCGGCGTCTACGCCTTCATGGACAAACTGAAGGATGGCAATGGCTGGCTGCGGCTGGACACCGTCTACGATGTGATCTTCAACATCTCGCTGGTCATGATCATAGCCGGGGTCATCGTCTTCACGGTCAGCTTCGCCGGCTGCCTGGGCGCCCTGCGCGAGAACACCTGGCTGCTGAAGCTCTACTCCATGTGCCTGCTCCTCTTCTTCATCCTCGAGATGACGCTAGCCATCATCTGCTTCGTGTTCCCGCAGTACATGAACTCGTTCCTCGAGTACCAGTTCACCGACAAGATCATCCACTCGTACCGCGACGACTCCGACCTGCAGAACTTCATCGACTTTGCCCAGCAGGAGTTCAAGTGCTGCGGCCTGAGCAACGCCGGCTACCAGGATTGGAGTGAGTAGTAAACTGGCAATTAAGCCTTTCTAAGATATTGACAATAAGAGTTTCTTAGAGCCAGTactcttttgttttgtttataatttgtatagtcttaagcagggaccgtaaattaTCGCTATTTgagatttgtattttattttatttttttttttttaaacgtcaaatataacgttctttttactcttgttcACAAAGTATTATCATAGTATACCATGaaatttatgatttgtttaattcaattctatgtgaaataaattgaatgtttttctaattcatttcaaattaaatgaatgaaacagtaatttgtataaaattttttgaatttgccaaatttgtttgtgctttcttttaagaacaaaaagtggaatatttttaacaaatcaatgttaactgctcagaaaataaaattcaggcaaatttaatcacaaaatgatggccctttcttcttcaaaagaaattgtggtttgaattatttcggaatgcatgattcattcattcaattctattaaactaaaaattcaaattcattaaattctattaaactcaaaattcaaattaattctttcatattaggggctgtccatatattacgtaatcacgtttttgctgatttttgaccccctcccccccttggtgatcaaacgtaatctttcaataaattccccccccccccccccaatgattacgtaatcccaagaataaaatttttttttgttttaatatgtggattcaaacagagatgcaacccaatctttaatattgtttataaatggagtttggtatgacacattcggttcgtatacgctgaaattatctccaacatactcttcgtcaagccattccaggtcttcgcattcttcgtgtgattgaaccactaaacattctctttctcgccgcccagccactaaaaaaaattttttctctgctttcctatctaagtttgcagatatatttaaagaaaaaaagttttaaaaaaaattctttaaataaaaaaaaacatataaaatgattacgtaatcattgtgcaagacccccccctccccatgtaatcaaacataataatttcaatgacccccaccccccccccctaggtgattacgtaatatatggacagccccttaaaccaaaaaattcaaaataattcattaaatccattcatgcagggctctaatgtcaacaaatctggaaagcaaattaactgttgtttgttcatgtctataaaagcaaaaaactagttaaattgttgattaaaaagtgtacaaatctcagtaggctttttaaaataaaaatctcaaataacaattacttacggtccctggtattAAGCCTTAAACCTTATCATCTAATCTCCCCTTTCACCAACACACAGGCAAGAACGAGTACTTCAACTGCTCCTCGCCGTCGGTGGAGAAGTGCGGCGTGCCCTACAGCTGCTGCATCAATGCCACCGACATCAGTTCCGGCCTGGTGAACATCATGTGTGGATATGGCGTGCAGGAGCACTCGGTGGCCGCCGCCAGCAAGCGCATCTGGACCAGCGGCTGCATCGAGATCGTGCGCGTTTGGGTTGAGCGGAATCTGTATGTGATTGCTGGCGTTGCTCTGGGCATAGCCCTGCTGCAGCTGTTCGTCATCTACCTGGCCAAAACCCTCGAGGGACAGATCGACCTGCAGAAGTCGCGCTGGTCGTGAGTGCAATGCCACCATCCGTATCTTTACGGATATCCGCCCTGCGAGGACGACCCGTACTACAATTCGCGGATGTGAGGGGGACTCTTTTGGTCCTGCCCCTGCTCAAATAGTTTCAAACCGAAGCCCACTCCTAGAATAATCCATAGCTCCCTTTACACCATCTCCTGTGTTTTCGATCGATTCAAGTTCTAATgtcccaaaaagaaaaaacagtcTTACAATCGTATTATACTCGTCTAGGCCTAAGTAACATATTTATACTCGCATGTATTCGTAAATTGCAGCTCTGAATGTTTTTTAACGGCAGCGTAATTCTTAGTCACAAGCAAAGTCGAACAAATCTAACGTTTTActcgaaaatatatatatgcaatATCGTACCATTTAAAAGACACTTGTATATAAGCTAGCGAGTTCCATAAGAATATGCATTTAAAATGAGATTTATATTTAACGACGAAACCAAAACTGCATGCACGTTTGTTAAACACAACAACATACTAGACTTATTAGCATTTTTAAGTATCTGCGCGCGAGTTTGTCTGCAAACCTTGTTGTAGTGCGTATTCAAATACAGACATTCTAAACGTGTAACCATGactttttatttggttttaatctGGTTTTACTTCTAACTTATCGCTCTAATTAGTTTGTCAAAACTTGTTCGGTTCTAACAAACAAATCACGGCTAAGTAGCACAGCAAATGTATTTCAGAGGATGTCCGGTTTTGAGTTTACTTTGGGTCATCAGTTGGCTTTATCAATATTTTCCAAAGTTGCGAAATACTATATATAAACTAGTAGCAATCTCGAACAATTCAAAGTTGTCGAACTTTGAGCCCCATAGCCTCAGTGGGCCAAGGCAGATAAGCAGGCCTAGCAGTTATGCAGGGTAAATATGTACGTAAGACCCCCTGTGAAGATAGTATTACATATACACTGGTGGTTTATTATTCTACGCAATCGCATGCAATTGCCAGctgttataaaaaagtgaaaataaaacaatcatCCCGGATTCCACGCTATCTCATCTTTAGTACTTGATAATCGAGCGAATGCTCTCGCCCTTGTGCATCAGGTCAAAGGCCTCGTTGATCTTCGAGAGCGGCAGCTCGTGGGTGATGAACTCGTCCACCAGCAGATCCTTCTTCAGGTAGTCCTCCACCAGTTTGGGCACATCCGAAACGGAGCGCCAGCCACCGAAGGCCGAGCCCTTCCACACGCGACCCACGACCAGCTGGAAGGGTCGTGTGGCGATCTCCTGGCCAGCGCCGGCCACGCCAATCACCACCGAGGTGCCCCAGCCCTTGTGGGTGGCCTCCAAGGCGGAGCGCATGGTGTTCACATTGCCAATGCACTCGAAGGTGTAGTCGAAACCGCCGTCCGTCAGGTCGATCAGATAGTTCTGGATGGCTCCCTTGTCGGCCACGTCCTTGGGGTTGACAAAGTCGGTGAAGCCGAACTTCTTGGCCAGCTCAAACTTGTCGGGATTAATGTCAATGCCGTAGATCTTGCCGGCGCCGGCCTTCTTGCAGCCCAAACCCACGGCGAGGCCGACGGCTCCCAATCCCCAAACAGCGCAGGTACTGCCAGGTTCCACCTGGAAAGAGGGATTAATAACGCAATGATCTGGATGTTTCCTACAGCAAACCCACCTTGGCTGTGTTGAGAGCGGCTCCATAGCCCGTGGAGATGCCGCAGCCCAGCAGGCAGACCTTCTCCAGTGGCGCCTTCTCGTTGATCTTGGTCAGCGAAATGTCGGCCACCACAGTGTATTCAGCGAAAGTGGAGGTGCCCATGAAGTGGAAGAGCTGCTGGCCCTTGCAGCTCAAACGGGAGGTGCCCTCGGGCATGACTCCCGCGCCCTGGGTGAGTCGGATCTTCTGGCAGAGATTCGTCTTGCCGCTCTTGCAGAACTTGCACTCGTTGCACTGCGGGATGTAGAGGGCGATGACATGGTCGCCGGCCTTGAAGTTGGTCACTCCCTCGCCGACGCTCTCCACGATGCCGGCGCCCTCGTGGCCCAGGACCACGGGGAACAGGCCCTCCGGATCGGCGCCGCTCAGGGTGAAGGCATCTGTGTGGCAAACGCCGGTGGCCGTGATCTTGATGCGAACCTTTGGGGggaattttcaataatttagcCTTATCAGCATTATCTGGAGTGGATTTTTCCACCTATGTACACACCTCATGGGCCTTGGGCGGCGCCACCTCGATGTCCTCGATGACCAGCGGCTTCTTGGCCTCCCACGCCACGGCAGCCTTGCATGTGATTACCTGTGTTTGTGGAATTCGATAGCCAGGGAGTGTTTTTGCTAATTAATAttcccgctgctgctgcactcACCTTCCCCTCGGTAGCAGACATCTTGGTAGTTTAGTGGAAAGTTTAGCGACTAGATCGAAATGGCGAATGGAGAGCGAATGGCGATAACGAAGGGGAGgcgggaaaaaggaaaatccaGCGGCTGCAGAGTGACCAAACGGCGATCGAGAAAACAACCCAAAAAGCTCATCTGATTGCAGGAACAATATATAACGTTTATGCGGCAATATATCTTAATCGTGTATTTAGAATAAATTGACTTATTTGAAGGATCTTTAAATTTTAGAGGATCAGATTAATCAGAGAAAATTgtaacaaaattattattatttttaaattttaaaaatatgtataatttatttttaagaattttaataaaacttgCCTTATACATATtgatgatatttaaaaaattaaattatgaaatacGGCCGAAAGTCATTGCAACTATGGGCGATTCTTTTCCTGTTCCCCAAGTTTAAACTTTCGGTAACagtatacaataaataaataaattcttaaaataaatttaaaagtttaccGCTCTCAGGAGAAATTTGAACTTTATTGGTCATACCATGGTCACCATGGTCACACTCAAGCGCAGCCAACTTCGCTTTGTACAAGTCAGCTGTTTCGGGTGAAAAAAGACTGTTATTCGCAAAAACCGTTATaggatccaaaaatataaagatcTTACGACCCaaagaaataaatgtattaattgaaaaaaagagcatttattaaattattaggcctctttttcaaaattatccGTGGCCGCGACCGAAACAACTGCACTTTTAAGATAAACTTGCAACCGCGCAGGCGCCaagtttttgtaaacattgccGCCCAACCCAAAATGCAACAACAGTAGCCCCCAAAAAGCACCAGTGAACGCAAAATCGGCACAAGGACGTGCCAGCCAGGCAGGAAAAATCAATAACAACACAGCCGCGAAGCGACAAAGGCCGGAAGTGCATTTTTTGCATTACTGGGCGTTAAGTAACGTCACGGAGGACGAAAAAATTAGTCGTTTTTAGGGGCATGTGATGTAGTTGTTTGCGCCAAGAGTTTGTAGAAAAACCGGAAAATGGTGGGCAAGGGCTCAAGCGGCTTGGGCGTCGATACCAGCACGGGCAGCAAGGAACGCCCTGTTTTCATTCCGCCCCGGAAACGTCAACAAACCAAGTCGGAGGCCAAGAAGCAGAACTATGTGGACCACATCGTCAGTGTGCAGGTGAGAAGTGGATCCATATTGTACCCCAAAGGAATCAACAGTGCGATTTATGGAAAtgaattttgttaattttcgaGATTTGAATCGACCAAGTTAACTTAATCGATTGACCATATTTTGTAAGGGTCATACTGCATTCAATCATAAAATTGAAagacgcgaattctttaggttAAATTggaagaaatttaataatatgccATTTTCTAAGCTTgaatgtaataaataaatacttataatAACTATATAAAATCTACTGAGACACAAGGATCCGTTCACTGTTGATTTTGGAGGGTAtttctaatattaataatacctTTTTCCACGTTTTTACCCTTAGCAAAATCGCCCAAAATTGTCGCCGTCGAATCCGGGACTCGAGGAGGAGCTCCGCAAGTCCAAATTGATTATCAAAAACAAGCAACCGCTACCACAGCTGCCCGGAGAACTGGGAGTTCCCAGTACCCACGACACTCTGGCCAGTACCCACTCGGCCAGTTCCACGCAGCACAGCCAGAAGTCGGGACGTTCCAATAGCAATCTCAACGAGCTGCAGAACTTCGAGTCCATATCGCAGGGCACCAAGTCCACGTCGCAGCGTCACGAGAGCAGCACGGTGACgcccagcagctgctgctATTCGGAGAGCAGTCTGGATGCCAAGTTGAGCAAGTCGCAGGATTGCCTGAGCAACCGGTCGTCCTCCAAGAAGCGGGTCAACATCCGGACGTCCGATCTGCCCGGTGGCCAGGGTCGCAATCAGCGCTCCTCGCCGGAGATAGCCAACTACGAGGATCTGGAGTCCGGGGAGACGAGTGTGCTGAACAACTATGACCAGAGTCTGGAGCGCGGCTATCAGGCGCGCAAGGATGGAGGCGGCGGCAACTACCTGACCATGACGGGCACCATCAAGAGGGGCCGCAAGAAGGGCCAGTCGGTGGACCTGCAGATCAACATCAGCCGGGAGGAGCTGGAGCAGCTGAATGCCCATGCGATGGCCAGCGATTCGCAGAAGGGCGGCAATCTGTGCTGCACCTGCAGCTGTGGCACCGGCCTCCACATCCTGCTCATCTCGCTCCTCTGCCTGCCGTTCGTGACCGTCATCTCGGCGGTGTACTCCTTCTACATTGGCACCCTCACCTGGTACAATATGTTCAACTATTACTGCGAGGAGCGGACGTACCTGCACAAGATCCTGGTGACGCCGCTGCTCTTCGTGGCCTATCCTTTGGCCATCGTCCTGTGCACCTTCGGATTGGGTCTCTACTCGGGACTGAGGCAGCTGAGTCTGCAGTACAGCAGCTGGGTGAACGACATCACGGACATCGAGAAGGGATTCTACGGCTGGCTGTGCGGATTCCTGAGGATGCCCGACTGCAGTCCCTACGAGGTGGTTATCCTTACCGACATTTGTGTGGCGCCGCAGGATCCCCAGCGGCTGCACATCAACAAACCGCGCCAGGAACTCTCCATGTAGGCTGGGGACGACTGGCCCCCATTTCGTTTCGACCATAAGTGTGATATATAAAAAGAACGTAATTACATTTGCATTCGTAATCGACAGGCAAGAGTAAGATCGTCACATTAAGTTTCCTTTGGCCAAATTTGTTCCTTTCACATTGACATAATCGTATGTCTGCAATTGCAGCTTTAGAGAACGGAAATACACTATATAGATATCGGAGACACGACATAATCCAAGCCCTAGAGAGCCTAGCAATAAGTTACTAGAGATCTAACACTCGCACAGCGTCTAAATACACAAGGAAGTCTTCTCGGAGTTCCGAAACTAATATAACCTTGCAAAtgtttgaaaagaaaattgcTCAATAattgttgtatattttttctgctttAGGGGAAACCCCCTTTACCAAACCAATCCAAACTAATCTTGCAATCTGAAAAAACCTTTACTATATTGATTTGCTATCTCTGACTTGACCATATTATCCACTTTATAAACTCCAATTCATCCACTATAATAACATTTGATGACATTTTGCAgggttataaattaaatagttaactGTTGTAGTTTGGGCACTAGCCTGCAACTTGAAACTTTGCTTTCCTTTCTAACTCAACGCCAAATTTTGAAACCGTATATGAAACTTATAGCATTTACAGATTATGCATTTATCTTCAAAGTGAACTACAACCAAAAAAAGCAGCCAACTTAAATGCGCAGTTGACGTGATGGAAactttttcttagttttaagcaaacattttttatttctacgtCAATAAAAACCGCAGCAAAgccacacatacatatacatatatacatacttatataagcaaacgtttttaaaatagaaattcTATATGTTAAGAACCCGAATATCAAACACTTATTGAAATGAATATATTAGCCAGAGAAATAAAGCCAATAAAACTATAtagcaaacacaaacaaacctgATAGTCTTATTGCGTTCTTCGATGCGAATTgctacttattattttatttgcataggtATGCAAATGTAcatatttctttttcaattAACTACGAGCAGCGCCAACTTATAAATCAAGCGATAACGTAACGGCTTTGGGCACATGTATGCGTACACTCAAAAGAAtggaattatttataaaatataagaaatttatAAACTTCTTTATTACATATTAAcgaaatttggttttttttcattctaaatttaaaaatcaaattatcaaaaatgtataagACCGCGAGAAATAGCCCCAAagctcaatttttttaaactacaaaatctttatctattttttaagtggtataccattttttgagtgtatgtaGAGGGAGAGAGGGAGCTTTTTCTATACTTTTACTTTTGCCGGCGAGACGCCCACACAAAATATGTAAACAACAGTCCGGGGGTAAATACAAAACAGCTGTTCTCGGGTTTTATGAAGTAAGTGAGAGAGCAGCAACAAATTACAGGCGAGAGCAAATAAAAGGAACTAAAAGGGGCTCGTCTGTCTTGATAATTACTACAATAAACTACCTCACTAGTGATATAAATTACGATATTCTGGCAGATATCTTAAGCGAGAAATGAAGTGAAATAATAACCGTTATTAACTTTCACAGATCACTGTCTATATAACCGATTATAACTGTATTCCGGTCGAGCAAACAAACACACGCATAAATaggcaaatttaaatatataccttctgtatgtgtgtaaaaaactgACTTGCCAGCGCAGCATATCAAACGGATCGGATACTGAATTCAGTTCTAAATCGGCTTTCTGAGCGAACGGACGTAAAGTGGTGAACAGAAAAATCATGGCTACAGATAATTTAACAGCGGTTCTCCACGGAATCGAGGACCTGCGACTGGTGAGTGAAAACCGGAACTAAATTAGGCATTTGTTTGCCGACTACTATTACTAATTTACTTCCTGCAGGAGCAACGCCCCATTCCGGAAATCGCCGATGATGGTAAGCGATTCCTACACTTAACAAATAGTTTTATTGTTTcaaaaacaaacttaaaaaaaaaaaaaaaatatattttgttatttttaatcgTTATAGTTGCAGTTAAAGAAATCTGcagtacaaaaaatattatttatttattggttaTCAAAAAAAGATATCTTCTGATAGCAAGTGACAAGGGGATCATAACAACAACTAATAAATACTTATACCCAATTTATGGtctatttaatacatttttctgatagaataaaataacaaatttatcataaatatTGATAAATTTAGTGGATTGGGTAATATTGGACTATATTTCATACTCTTGATTTACAACTAAGATTTTAATTTGCTACTTTATGATATATGATACGATATTTGTATAATCGTagcttatttataatatttttgatagaGCACGGTAATTCTAAAATACCTTCTTAATTCCTCAGAGGTTCTGCTGGCGATGGATAGTGTCGGCATCTGTGGATCGGACGTACACTATCTGGCCCACGGTCGCATCGGGGACTTTGTGCTGACCAAGCCGATGATCATTGGCCACGAAGCCGCTGGAGTGGTGGCCAAGCTGGGCAAGAAGGTGACCACCCTGAAGGTGGGCGACCGGGTGGCCATCGAGCCGGGAGTTCCCTGTCGCTACTGCGACCACTGCAAGCAGGGCCAGTACAACCTGTGCCCGGGAATGGTCTTCTGCGCCACGCCGCCCTACGATGGCAACCTGACGAGGTACTACAAACATGCCGCCGACTTTTGCTTCAAGCTGCCTGATCACGTCAGCATGGAGGAGGGAGCGCTGCTGGAACCCCTGTCCGTAGGAGTCCACGCTTGCCGTCGAGCAGGAGTGGGTCTGGGCTCCAAGGTGCTCATCCTGGGCGCCGGTCCAATTGGTTTGGTCACTTTACTGGTAAGAAAAGAAATGAATATGTTATCTGGATAAGAATACTTAACCCACTTACCCACTTTACATCCTATTTAGGCTGCACAAGCCATGGGCGCTTCAGAGATCCTCATCACCGACTTGGTGCAGCAGCGTTTGGATGTGGCCAAGGAGCTGGGCGCCACGCACAccctgctgctgcagcgggATCAGTCCGCCGAGGAGACCGTGAAGGTGGTTCACCAGACGATGAGCGAGGTTCCGGACAAGGCCATCGATTGCTGTGGAGCGGAGAGCAGTGCCCGCCTGGCCATTTTCGTAGGTGGATCATAATCTCTGGTTTAACAGGAGGTAACACCTTTCCTTTCAGGCCACTCGCTCCGGCGGAGTGGTGGTGGTCGTGGGCATGGGAGCTCCGGAGGTCAAGCTGCCGCTGATCAACGCCTTGGCCCGTGAGATTGACATCCGTGGCGTTTTCCGCTACTGCAACGAGTAAGTTATCTGTGGGGGACTCTGGGGTCAGAACCACTGCTGAGTACTACTCCCAATTCACAGCTATGCCGCCGCTTTGGCTTTGGTGGCCTCGGGCAAGGTGAACGTGAAGCGTCTAGTGACGCACCACTTCGACATCTCGGATACGGCTCAGGCGTTCGAGACCTCCCGCCGCGGTACAGGCGGCGCTATCAAGGTCATGATCCATGTCCAGCCGAGGGACGCCAACAACCCAGTCAAATTCTAAATATACACTCTTATCTTTAAACATTTGGAATATTTTGGGTgtcttggaatattttctagcTTTCTGCGTTATCGActtgttctatttttagaagtaAGTTAAAAGTAagtacaccgaaaaaaaaatctgaagcgtagatcgattttacattatttaagatcaattttaatttggtatGTGGCCAGGTTAATTTGACCTGGTGGAAAAGAGTATtttatgtaaaaacgatatgggttttgcatgttataaaatttacatGGTCGATTTTACGtgcttttttgtgtgtaaatatttcattagaAACGAGAATGATTtgcctttaattttatttattctgcgTTATCGACTTGTTCTAATTTTAGAAGTAAGTTGAGAGTAAGTacacccccaaaaaaaataagatttaaaacgtagatcgattttacattatttaagatcaattttaatttgatataaaGCTACTATCTAGATAAATTTGAACTGCTcaaaaagagtatttcatgtaaaaacgatatgggttttgcatgatctgaaatttacatggccatatcgattttacgggaacatgctttttgtgtgtgtaaatatttcaatagaaACGTAGAATAATTTGGCTTTAAAAtccataattttattttttaaatggccACTCACCATCGTTGAGATCTAAAACAAATATCGGATGTACTCCAGGGACTCCTCCGGAGCTCTCTGCTCTCCCTCGGCATCGAAGTCTATCAGTTCGGGTTGCCTATTCCGGGCAATGTATCGCAGATAGCCACGTGTGCTCTCATGTCGAACCGACACCTTGATGTCCCAGCCATCGCGACGTGGCGAGGAAAAGATGGTGGAGCCATGGCAGTTGACCATCTCCAGCCAGCGGGTGAAGCCCACGCCCAGATAGTTGCTGGCCTTGTCCACGATCATAATTGGGAGGTCCTCGCTGGCCAGGAGACGCACCAGTTTGCGCAGCTTCCTCTTCTGGAAGGGCCAGTAGTAGCAGGCCGGGTCATAGAGCATCACCAGCATGTCGCTGCTGCTCTCTTCCCGCAGTTCAAAGTAGTTCCTCGGCGGGGAATCCTGTGAGGGAGTGGGGCCCAGAACGACGGCGCGGAAGAGCTGATCCTCCAGCAGCTGGTCGCAGAACTCCCTCAGGTACTTGGCGCTGACCAGCTTGTGCATATCGTAGACTCGGCCCTCGCAATCCTTGCCGTAGATCCGCGGAGGCAATCCCTTCCGGTAGGTGCCAAAGTCGTCGGGATTTAGGTTCGAATTGAACTCTGCTATATTGGAAATGTCCCGCAGGCCGAACAAAATCCGACCGGCGTACTCCTCTGCCACCTCATCGAGCAGCTTTATCCATTTGCCCAGATTGTCGCCGTGTCGGTTGTTAAGAAAGTGAAACGCCACCACCTGTGGCCCATCGAAAGCAAACCTCTCCGGCGGGGATTCACTACTCCTCTCCATCCATAACAGCCATTGAATGGAGTTATTGTCGGTCAAAACTTTCCTCACCAGAACCATTTTTTCAACGCTTGATATCTGGTAACTATCTTGTTTTTTCCGAAAGGCACAATTCTTTTTATACACTGATGACTGCCCGGTAAATTTCACAACGGAAAAGCTCAAAGAAGTGAGCTTTACTTAACATTGTTTACGTTTGGAATTTAACATTTGTTgccttaacattttttaattaattataataggAAAACTTAACTTTAAAAGTAGTAGAAGAAAAAAAGTGGTGTTTTAAGGTCGCTATTGTTCCAATTCTTAAAAATCACGATTTTAcgaattattgtttttttgtttagatttttataTCAAGTCGTTTTGGCAGCGACTTccgtttttgaattttttcttatattaaatCAGATTAATATTATCctattaactaattaaaaaaaccttttgaaCTTTGTGATGTAgtcaagttttatttaattccctgaatatttagatttaataaaaataattaaacaacaaatgGGACTGCCAGCCCAGTTACATTTGCAAATTTAGCAAAAGATAATCATAAATATA
This portion of the Drosophila takahashii strain IR98-3 E-12201 chromosome 3R, DtakHiC1v2, whole genome shotgun sequence genome encodes:
- the Tsp86D gene encoding tetraspanin-33; its protein translation is MSNHRYHQGGNYMHPRISSYPHHFSYVSSCVKYMIFLLNFLFWLFGGLLLAIGVYAFMDKLKDGNGWLRLDTVYDVIFNISLVMIIAGVIVFTVSFAGCLGALRENTWLLKLYSMCLLLFFILEMTLAIICFVFPQYMNSFLEYQFTDKIIHSYRDDSDLQNFIDFAQQEFKCCGLSNAGYQDWSKNEYFNCSSPSVEKCGVPYSCCINATDISSGLVNIMCGYGVQEHSVAAASKRIWTSGCIEIVRVWVERNLYVIAGVALGIALLQLFVIYLAKTLEGQIDLQKSRWS
- the Fdh gene encoding alcohol dehydrogenase class-3, which translates into the protein MSATEGKVITCKAAVAWEAKKPLVIEDIEVAPPKAHEVRIKITATGVCHTDAFTLSGADPEGLFPVVLGHEGAGIVESVGEGVTNFKAGDHVIALYIPQCNECKFCKSGKTNLCQKIRLTQGAGVMPEGTSRLSCKGQQLFHFMGTSTFAEYTVVADISLTKINEKAPLEKVCLLGCGISTGYGAALNTAKVEPGSTCAVWGLGAVGLAVGLGCKKAGAGKIYGIDINPDKFELAKKFGFTDFVNPKDVADKGAIQNYLIDLTDGGFDYTFECIGNVNTMRSALEATHKGWGTSVVIGVAGAGQEIATRPFQLVVGRVWKGSAFGGWRSVSDVPKLVEDYLKKDLLVDEFITHELPLSKINEAFDLMHKGESIRSIIKY
- the LOC108054536 gene encoding uncharacterized protein, which gives rise to MVGKGSSGLGVDTSTGSKERPVFIPPRKRQQTKSEAKKQNYVDHIVSVQQNRPKLSPSNPGLEEELRKSKLIIKNKQPLPQLPGELGVPSTHDTLASTHSASSTQHSQKSGRSNSNLNELQNFESISQGTKSTSQRHESSTVTPSSCCYSESSLDAKLSKSQDCLSNRSSSKKRVNIRTSDLPGGQGRNQRSSPEIANYEDLESGETSVLNNYDQSLERGYQARKDGGGGNYLTMTGTIKRGRKKGQSVDLQINISREELEQLNAHAMASDSQKGGNLCCTCSCGTGLHILLISLLCLPFVTVISAVYSFYIGTLTWYNMFNYYCEERTYLHKILVTPLLFVAYPLAIVLCTFGLGLYSGLRQLSLQYSSWVNDITDIEKGFYGWLCGFLRMPDCSPYEVVILTDICVAPQDPQRLHINKPRQELSM
- the Sodh2 gene encoding sorbitol dehydrogenase; translation: MATDNLTAVLHGIEDLRLEQRPIPEIADDEVLLAMDSVGICGSDVHYLAHGRIGDFVLTKPMIIGHEAAGVVAKLGKKVTTLKVGDRVAIEPGVPCRYCDHCKQGQYNLCPGMVFCATPPYDGNLTRYYKHAADFCFKLPDHVSMEEGALLEPLSVGVHACRRAGVGLGSKVLILGAGPIGLVTLLAAQAMGASEILITDLVQQRLDVAKELGATHTLLLQRDQSAEETVKVVHQTMSEVPDKAIDCCGAESSARLAIFATRSGGVVVVVGMGAPEVKLPLINALAREIDIRGVFRYCNDYAAALALVASGKVNVKRLVTHHFDISDTAQAFETSRRGTGGAIKVMIHVQPRDANNPVKF
- the LOC108054529 gene encoding uncharacterized protein, with protein sequence MVLVRKVLTDNNSIQWLLWMERSSESPPERFAFDGPQVVAFHFLNNRHGDNLGKWIKLLDEVAEEYAGRILFGLRDISNIAEFNSNLNPDDFGTYRKGLPPRIYGKDCEGRVYDMHKLVSAKYLREFCDQLLEDQLFRAVVLGPTPSQDSPPRNYFELREESSSDMLVMLYDPACYYWPFQKRKLRKLVRLLASEDLPIMIVDKASNYLGVGFTRWLEMVNCHGSTIFSSPRRDGWDIKVSVRHESTRGYLRYIARNRQPELIDFDAEGEQRAPEESLEYIRYLF